Part of the Anaerolineae bacterium genome is shown below.
TGTTCCAGCTTTTTTAATTCGGCAATCCGGTTAACAATGCGCTCGGTGCGGCGAGCAACCGCGAATGTGGGGGTGATCATTGTTTGTTCTCCTTTTCCTTCTCTCTCAGGCGATTTTCGGCATAAAGCAGTTCACGCAACCCGTCAACAATTTGATAACGTTGTCCGCCGATGTGGGTGACGATACTTAACACCATTAGCGTTTGGATATGATTGAGGGCCTCTCGTTGGGTATATTTATTCCCGGCAAAGTTCTCCAATATCCATGAGTTTTCTTGAAGGGCTACAATCTGCCTTAAAGCATCCTCTATGGTTTTCACAGTTTCTGGCTTTTGGCGCAATTCCGGGCCAATGAGTTCATACCGGCTTTCCTTTAAATCATTGGCGTTTAAAATGGGACGGCGATGATTGGCTTCATTTTCTCGGGCCCGGCGGAATAAAATGGTATTCAAACCGGGGACAGTGAGGGCATAAGGGGCTACGATTTCAAGAAATTCCTCCAGCGGGGCTTCAAGTTTTTCCGGTATAATCGTAGCCCGTTTGTGCAGTTGTTGGTGACCATCTGCTGATATTTTATTTTCTATTTTGGAAAAAGTCTCCAGAGAAATTCGCTTTTCGCCGCGCCGGGGATTAGAGGGAATTAGATAGGATTCCTCTCTAAAGGAAACGATAATCCGTACTTCTGGATTGAGCCAAAACTGGTCCAGCAAATACTTTTCCAGTTCTCGCCGCTCATTATCTGCTAATTCATTCAGGCCGTCTACAATTAAAATGGGGCGTAACGAGGGGCTATTTTGGGTCAGATTTTCGAGCAAATGACGAACCCAGGCTTCCAGAGATTCATCGGGGGGGACGGCGCTCATTTTGGCGCAAACAGTTCCGGCTTGTTCTATCACCGTTAGCAGCCATTTGGTGATTGCCGCATACGAGGTTAAGGTCAACGTGGGGGCTGTTATGATAAACAGGTCGCGCCATTCAGCCAGGCGACAAACCAATTGCTTGAGCAGCCAGGTTTTGCCATAACCTGGTGGAGCGGCAATAGTCCTTAATCGGCGGGAGGGGACAGCGATATCCGTCGCCCACCGGACCAGATCTTCCAGTTCTCGCTCCCGTCCCACAAATAGTTCAGAGCGAAATTTTTCTGACATTTTGACTCCCTGGTAATCGAAGCCAGTCACACTAGACTAACTTCAGTAAGTCAGCACCGGCCTGTGTTGTCTGTTCCCCCTATTTATTTGTAACTTGATTGTTTTTCACAACGCCCTGGTTATTATACCACAAAAAAACCTCTCTGAGTCTCTCGACTTTCTCTCAACATTATCCAATTTGTACTGAGACTCGAACCTTGAGGCGTGAATAGGCCCGGTTATTCAGGTAAAGGAGAGTCATAGCTCCAAAATTGTTTCATTCTGCGCCAATCGGCGGCGGTGAGCAGGGGTTGGTCGGGGGCGTGTTGGGCATGGGCGTCTATCAGGGCGCTCACCAGACGGAGCAAATGCCGGGGCGAATGTTGGGCCGCCTGAATTAATTTTTCTTCCAGTGTGCCGGCCAGTTCAGCCGCAGCCAGATAATTAAAGCCGGGGATATGGCTGCCCGCCGCGCGCAGGCGTTGGCGCAGCAATTCGGCCAGAGCGGCATCATCCCAATGAATGAGGTAAGAAAGGGGGGGATAGGATAAACTGTTGAAAATATTTTCATAGGTTTTAAAGATGGGTGTTTGCATCTCTTCAGGTAAAAAGAAATAAAAAAACAAACCCTGGCTTTGCCAGCGAGCCAGGTGGTCAAACAGGGGCGTGATCAAGCCCAATATTTTATCAATTTCGCGCTCATAAGCATCCACGCCGTCAACCAGAACAAAAATCTGCCTGAACCCCCAACTTTTTGCCGCCAGCAAGCCGGTTTGGAGCAACTCTGCCCCTGTAAGGGAAGCATCAGAACCTGGAGGTGGGGAGACAGTTTCGGTTTCCGGCAGCCAACAATCTTTAAGCAAGTTAACAATTTTGAGAGATGGCTTGATGTAGCGCACCGCCGGACGATTCAAACGGGACCACAGGCTGGCCAGGCCGTTTTCCCGGTCGGTAAAATCATCGGTCAAAATGAGTTCGGCCGTCCGCCATAGGCGCGACCAAACCAGGGCCAGTTGCGCCTGCCATTGTTTTTTTTGGGTCTCGGTGGGCGGCTCAAGGGCGTCAAGCTGCTCAAGAACCTGAATAAACAGGTCCAGCGCCAATTCCTTGGCTATGTTCGTCCAATGTTGTTCAGCCGTCAGTTGTTGCGTTGGTTTGTGGCTCAATTCATAGGTAACTACCAGGGTCCGGTCATATACGGAGCGACACTCGGCCTCCAGGGTGTAGCGAAGGGTGGTTTTGCCGCTGCCGGGCCGGCCAAATATCAGGCCGTTTCGCGCTTCGCGTAAAGCCTGGGGGAGGGGTTTGTTGAATTTTGGATCGTGGGGGTCTGTATAATAAGCAAAAAAATGGGGCTGTTTTTCGCTGCTGCGCAACTCCTGCTCTGCCACCGGGCCGGCAAAGGGGTCATGCGATAACTCCAGGGTATCCAAGAGATAAGTGAGCCGGGGGTTGTTAGACTTTTTCATGGACGCAGCATATTCCGATAGACTATTGTTGGCCAATTCCTCTCCTCCTCCTCGGAAGACTCTTACAGAGACGCACCTATGGTATAACAAAGGCACATGTGTAAGAAGTGTGCGGGCATATCACAAAGACCCTAAAGGTCTCTGAGACCTTTAGGGTCTGGAGCCCTCGCAGCAACTGCGCATATTTGACAAATGAGCCAAATAAATTGGGTGACTATAAAACACAGAAAATAGGAGGATAGATTGCCTCCAACCTCCTATTTCCATTAAGGTCTGTGTCGGTTAAGATATAGCGCCATACGCCCGCGTATGCTTTTTAGGTTAATATTTTTTGCGCAATTTTTCTCATCTCCATTATAAAACGTAAGTCTAACGTAATCATCTATTTTAGCATACGCAAACATAACATTATCTTACATTTAACTGGCATCAAGCTATCATCTGTCTAACGCCGGGCTGGCAGGCTATGTATCGGCAGCATTTTCCAGCCAATAACCCTGGCTGCGCGTATTTTGGACGTAGACCGGCTTATCGGGCACCGGCTCAATTTTTTTGCGTAAACGGCTGGCAATGGTATTGAGGTTGCCCTGGGTGCCAGCTATCTTCAGCAACGCAGGATTAGCGTCCCCGCTCTGGCGGTATTGCCATAAGACTTCCAGAAAAGCAAAGGGCTGCTCATCCAGGGAAATAAACTGCGCGCCCAGCCAGACGCCCCGGCATGTTCTATCCAATTTGAGATGGACATGGTTGGCAAAGTAGGCGTGGACGAGGTCGTTATAGTTTTGGCCGGTTAATTTTTGGCCGTTGTGGGCGTATTGGTTGAGCAGGGTGGCGGTCAACCCAACCCAGGCGCGAGGGGTAGGCCCGCCATAGATGGGCTGGATTTTATGTTCCAGGGCAGTTAACAACTCTGGCGCGGCAATGTCGGTTAAGGCGCGCCGGCGGTTATCGGTGGCGGCTTGCACATAACGATTACTAAGTTCCCGGCAATCTTCAGCCGGCCAGCGCAGGGAGGTGAAAGTAATCCGGCCGCGAGATTTATCAATCAGTTTAGCCTGGTCAATGGCATGCTCTGGAATGGCCGCCTTAATGGCAAATCCTTCAAATTGCAGGGGCGTCAACCAGCCAAATAAATCGGCCATCTTTGCCAAAATGGGTTCGTCAAGGTCGGCTTCGTTGACGTCCACCAGAACGGCCACTCCATCCTCAAACCCCACTCGCCGGCTCAAGGTCACTAACTCTTCAATTTGGCCCTGCACGTCAAGCAATTCGGTGTCGGTTGGGTATAGGTCCTTAAAAGGATGTTCCAGTAATTTCAATAAAGCTTGCTGATTCAGTTCATCGGCCCAGCGCTCAAAAGCGCGCGGGCCGCCATATTTTTCAATTAGCCAACGCAGATATACCCGGTTAGTGATAGAAAGTTGGGGTTGGTCAAGTTGGTGGGGGTGGGCAGTTAAAAACTTTTTGATAACCATTGAAATGCAGGCCATCATTTGTCCCAGGTGGTTATAGTCGCTTGACCAGGCATGCTCTCCGCCCGGCCACCGGTCAATGGGATAACGCACAATGAGCAGGCGGGGTGTCTCTGTTCTTTCCAGGGCTTTTATGGCCGCCGATTTGCCGCTGCCCGGCCCGCCAAAGGCGATAACATGGGCCACGCCTCGCAAGGTCACGTCGGCCGGCGAGGGAACGTAACACTCCGCCCACCAGCGCTCATTTTGTGCCGAGGTGCGTTGTTCTTCGGATAAAAACGGCCATTCAGCGACGGTCAGACTCATTGTTCAGTTTCTCCACGGCCTGCGCCAAATTTTCGGCCGAGAAAGTGGGCCGCTCCGGGCTATGTGCAAGATGGTCGTCAAATAAGAATCGCCACAACTGGGCCAAACAACGTGGATTACCTTTGGCCTGTTGGATGAATTGCACATAAACGCCCTCGTCAAAAAGCAAGTCGGGGCCGCCATGAATACCGGCCAACCGGGCCAGGCTATCATAACGCCAGCGGGCCATTTCGGCCAATAAATCGTCGGTCCAGGTCAACCGCGATATTCTCACATTGCCGGAAAAATTCTTTATCTCCGGGGCCAGGCCGGCGGGCAGAAATAATTTGATAATAAGGGCATGCGCCGCCCAGCCCGGCATATTCTGGAGATAAACCAATGTCTCTTCGGGCTTTGCTTCATTAAAGTCAACGGCCAATACAGCCCGGTCAAAATGAAATAACCTCAGCATATCCTGAACCGCTAACAACCATTGTTTTTGATTTTTCCAGGAGGCCGCTTTCATCCGCTGGATGGCTCTGGTCACATTCCGGTCCGCTGCAAAAAGTTGCGTTAAGCGCGGCTTGACGATTTCTGCTTCCAGGCTATTCAGCCAGAAACGAGCCAGGAGTTTTTGCTCGTCTGGGGACAAATCCAACAAAATGGCGGGATTGGCCCGGCCAAAATTGAACAGGGCCAGGGCTACTTCTTTGTGGATATCGCGCAGGGCAACCTGTTCCCCCCTCAGATAAATGGGTAAGGTTTTGGCCAATGGTTTGCCTTCAACGTCGCCCAACTGGGACAGAGCGTAAGCGCAAGCGGTTTTGCCGCTGCCGCTTTCCCCCAGAATTAATTCGGGCGAAAAGTTGGCCGAAATCGCCGCATAGGCCGGGTGGCCGCGGTCGCTCCAAAAGCCACCCACTTCGCCAAACAAAAAGGCTAATTCGTGTTCGGCTTGGTGGTTGGGAAAGGGGTCATAACCTTTAAGTGTCCGGCTAATCTGACAATCTGGTAGAATAGGCCGGGGTTTAAACAGGTCAAGTTTCCAGGATAGTTGCGGCAGACGTAAAGGTGAAATAGCTGATATATCCGGTTTAGGTTTTTTGGCCCAGTCAAGGAGAATGTCCAAGTAGTCTTTGCGGCTGGCATGTTTTATAAGCTGGTCAATAGTATCGGCAAACTCGGTTTTGCTCATACCCCTAGATGAGGAAATTGCCTCCGAGTCAACAACATCGGTTGACGCGAGTTTGTATTTTTCCGGCCAGGATTCATTATAGAAAATCCTGAATTCAGGTCTCTCAAGACAGAAACGGCCTAATTCTATATCTGTGAAATTCTCAGTTAATAGAACGCGAATATTATCTAAATCGTATTCTCTCTCGGTTTCCTTGAGCCTTTGTTCAGCCTGAAGTATTTGTCTTAGCCCGTCAATGACCGTATATTTTTGACCGCCAGCGTGACAAACAATACCTAGAGCCATCAGCATTTGTATATGATTGAGCGCGTCACGTTGGAGGTATTTACCTTGCACAGCAAAGGTTTCGAAAGTCCAGGAATCTTGTGGTAGGGCGATAATGGCCTGTATATCTCGTTCAATGAATTCAATAGCTTCCGGCTGACGGTTCAATTCCGGGCCAATAAGTTCATGCCAACATGCCCTTAAATCGGCGGCAGTTAATATTGGCTGGCGATTGTTTTTTATATTTTCTTGAATTCTCTCGACTAAGATGGCATTAAGCCCCGGAATATTGAGGGTATAAGGAGCAATAAGTTTAAGGATTTCTTGATATTTAGAGTCTTTGACTTTTAGGTCCAGAAGTTCTTCAAGTTGTTGATGCCCCTCTTTTTCAGAAAATGGCCTTAAAAGCACTCGCTCTTCGCCACGCCGGAGATTAGTGCTGGCCAGGACGGATTCATCTCTGAGGGAAACAATTATCCGCGCTGCGGGATTAAGCCAGAACTGATCTAACAAACACTTTTCCAATTCTCGACGCTCGTTGTATTGTAATTCATCGAACCCATCCACTAGCAGAATAGGATGTAAAGGGGGACTGGCTTGGGTTAAATCTTCAAGCAGGTTAGAAATTATAATTTCTGGGGAAAATTGACCAATGTCACGCACCGTAGGATAAACTATTTGCGCATTTCTAACCACAAATGATAACCACTCAACCATCTGTACTCTGGATATTAATTTGGAGGCAGGGACAGGGACACTGATAATAAATAAATCACGTCTGTTTATAAGCCGTCTTTCTAGCTCACGCAGCAGCCAAGTCTTACCATAACCAGGGGGAGCGGCAATAGTCCTTAACCGGCGGACGCCGGAGGGATCTGTCACCCAACGAATCAGGTCATCCAATTCTCGCTGGCGTCCAGCAAATAAACTTGGCGAAAAAGTTTCAGGAGTAAATGGCAGGAGAATAGAGGCCAGTTTTTCAAAGGCCTCAACCAGGCCTGACTCACTGGCTCGTTCAGGTTCACGCGTGGCCACGCTCTCTTTGTAAGCATAGTATGGCACATAGGGTATTTTCAAGTCAATAAATGCGCTCTTTTCAAACTTGAACCGGGGCGCGATAAAACTGTTCAGGACGCGGTTGAATTGTTCTTCAAACTCATCGAGTAAAAGTTTCTCGCCTTGTTCCACCCGGCTCGGCACAAATAGTAGTGAAAGGGGTCTTCCCTGGCGTCCCTCGCTGACCAGTTGCGGGTTGGCCAGGC
Proteins encoded:
- a CDS encoding DEAD/DEAH box helicase family protein, with the protein product MANNSLSEYAASMKKSNNPRLTYLLDTLELSHDPFAGPVAEQELRSSEKQPHFFAYYTDPHDPKFNKPLPQALREARNGLIFGRPGSGKTTLRYTLEAECRSVYDRTLVVTYELSHKPTQQLTAEQHWTNIAKELALDLFIQVLEQLDALEPPTETQKKQWQAQLALVWSRLWRTAELILTDDFTDRENGLASLWSRLNRPAVRYIKPSLKIVNLLKDCWLPETETVSPPPGSDASLTGAELLQTGLLAAKSWGFRQIFVLVDGVDAYEREIDKILGLITPLFDHLARWQSQGLFFYFFLPEEMQTPIFKTYENIFNSLSYPPLSYLIHWDDAALAELLRQRLRAAGSHIPGFNYLAAAELAGTLEEKLIQAAQHSPRHLLRLVSALIDAHAQHAPDQPLLTAADWRRMKQFWSYDSPLPE
- a CDS encoding winged helix-turn-helix domain-containing protein, whose translation is MSLTVAEWPFLSEEQRTSAQNERWWAECYVPSPADVTLRGVAHVIAFGGPGSGKSAAIKALERTETPRLLIVRYPIDRWPGGEHAWSSDYNHLGQMMACISMVIKKFLTAHPHQLDQPQLSITNRVYLRWLIEKYGGPRAFERWADELNQQALLKLLEHPFKDLYPTDTELLDVQGQIEELVTLSRRVGFEDGVAVLVDVNEADLDEPILAKMADLFGWLTPLQFEGFAIKAAIPEHAIDQAKLIDKSRGRITFTSLRWPAEDCRELSNRYVQAATDNRRRALTDIAAPELLTALEHKIQPIYGGPTPRAWVGLTATLLNQYAHNGQKLTGQNYNDLVHAYFANHVHLKLDRTCRGVWLGAQFISLDEQPFAFLEVLWQYRQSGDANPALLKIAGTQGNLNTIASRLRKKIEPVPDKPVYVQNTRSQGYWLENAADT